Proteins encoded by one window of Arachis hypogaea cultivar Tifrunner chromosome 1, arahy.Tifrunner.gnm2.J5K5, whole genome shotgun sequence:
- the LOC112797434 gene encoding uncharacterized protein, with protein sequence MESPIASLENRPAIFVIGSSNVGKRTILSRLLSVDSEDAFDSASEVNVHGWTINTKYYTADVSVWMAHLRDDFSVRNLPVFQQAAALVMVFDMNNPSSLTALQDWVSGTDIQNFEILLCIGNKVDLLPGHPVHAEYRRRLLKLEDSAIDPYSELPRYGISESEGTSLLGDEEPSWDIRRSCLEWCTEHNIEFIEACASNADFDKCLSIDGDLQGVERLYGALSAHMWPGMVLKSGDRISQPSFPTKEELSSEESDYEQEYEVLSAGSADPWDGIEQAWVSATSLDAGGLVPQNNTNTDCEYKNEIKSDKDVPPTTSSTGSEGEDNKNFSHNIMHSEDENKCLELDDLEQLMSEIGNMRAGLRLMPDFQRRDMAAKLAMKMASLFGGESDEEET encoded by the exons ATGGAATCGCCGATTGCTTCTCTGGAGAACCGACCCGCCATATTCGTCATTGGATCCTCCAACGTCGGCAAACGAACCATCCTTTCAC gGTTGctctctgttgatagtgaagatgCTTTTGATTCAGCTTCTGAAGTAAATGTACATGG ATGGACTATCAACACTAAGTACTATACTGCTGATGTTTCTGTGTGGATGGCTCATCTTCGTGATGATTTTTCTGTCCGGAACCTGCCCGTGTTTCAACAGGCAGCAGCACTGGTGATGGTTTTTGACATGAATAAT CCATCTTCTCTAACTGCTCTCCAAGATTGGGTATCTGGCACTGATATTCAAAACTTTGAGATATTATTATGCATTGGAAACAAAGTGGACCTCCTTCCAGGTCATCCAGTTCATGCTGAATACAGAAGACGGTTACTGAAACTTGAAGACTCTGCTATTGATCCTTATTCGGAGCTCCCTAGATATGGAATATCTGAATCTGAAGGAACTAGTTTACTGGGAGATGAAGAACCATCATGGGATATCAGAAGGTCCTGCTTGGAATGGTGCACCGAACACAATATTGAATTCATTGAGGCTTGTGCTTCTAATGCTGATTTTGACAAAT GTTTGTCTATAGATGGTGATTTACAAGGAGTTGAACGTCTCTATGGTGCTCTTTCTGCTCATATGTGGCCTGGAATGGTATTGAAATCTGGTGATAGGATAAGTCAACCATCATTTCCTACAAAAGAGG AGTTATCatcagaagaatctgattatgaACAAGAATATGAAGTTCTGTCGGCTGGTTCAGCTGATCCTTGGGATGGAATTGAACAAGCATGGGTATCCGCGACTTCTTTGGATGCTGGGGGATTGGTTCCTCAAAACAATACAAATACAGATTGTGAATACAAGAATGAAATTAAATCTGATAAAGATGTCCCACCCACAACATCAAGTACTGGGTCTGAAGGCGAGGATAACAAGAACTTCTCACACAATATCATGCATTCTGAAGATGAGAATAAATGTCTTGAGTTAGACGATTTGGAACAGTTGATGTCCGAGATTGGGAACATGCGTGCAGGTTTAAGGTTGATGCCTGATTTCCAAAGGAGAGACATGGCTGCCAAGCTTGCTATGAAAATGGCTTCCTTATTCGGGGGTGAGAGTGATGAAGAGGAAACTTAG
- the LOC112797425 gene encoding RING-H2 finger protein ATL8 yields MTRMLRILQSTTANNATTTTAIAAAVPPAEAASVESDFVVILAALLCALICVVGLIAVARCAWLRRVPVAGTGASPHQALANRGLKKKVLNSLPKFTYVDGDGAGAGNGADAGVRRKWTASSECSICLAEFAAGDEVRVLPQCGHGFHVACIDTWLGSHSSCPSCRAVLAVGRCQKCGQFPAVPNGATVVAIAGETELKSVVGNSNGNAGSNSRHASNDFLP; encoded by the coding sequence ATGACTCGCATGCTAAGAATCCTCCAATCCACCACCGCCAACAACGCCACCACTACCACCGCCATAGCTGCTGCCGTGCCACCGGCCGAGGCAGCCTCAGTCGAGTCCGACTTCGTCGTCATCCTCGCTGCGCTGCTCTGCGCACTCATCTGCGTCGTCGGCCTCATCGCCGTCGCACGATGCGCCTGGCTCCGCCGCGTCCCCGTCGCAGGCACCGGAGCATCTCCACATCAGGCACTCGCCAACCGTGGACTCAAGAAGAAGGTACTCAACTCGTTACCAAAATTCACCTACGTCGACGGCGACGGCGCCGGTGCCGGTAACGGTGCTGACGCCGGCGTCCGGAGGAAGTGGACAGCCTCATCGGAATGCTCAATTTGTCTGGCGGAATTCGCCGCCGGCGACGAGGTCAGGGTGCTTCCGCAGTGTGGCCATGGCTTCCACGTGGCATGTATTGACACGTGGCTGGGATCACACTCCTCCTGCCCGTCCTGCCGCGCCGTCCTGGCCGTTGGGAGATGCCAAAAATGCGGCCAGTTTCCGGCCGTTCCAAACGGTGCTACCGTAGTAGCAATTGCCGGCGAAACAGAATTAAAATCTGTCGTCGGCAACAGCAATGGTAACGCCGGAAGTAATAGCCGGCATGCTAGCAATGATTTCTTGCCTTAA